The genomic DNA CGCTTCGACCAGAACGCCGCCGTGCTCATCAACGAGGCCGGCGAGCCGGTCGGGACGCGCGTCTTCGGGCCGGTGGCCCGCGAGCTGCGCGAAAAGAAATTCTTGAAGATCGTGTCGCTGGCCCCGGAGGTCCTCTAGCCTCCGCCCCGGCGGAGATTGGGAAAAGCTTATGTCACGAGTGAACGTCGATATCCGGCGCAACGATACGGTGCGGGTCATGACCGGGCGCGACAAGGGCAAGGAAGGGCGCGTGCTGCGCGTCTTCCCCAGCGACCGCAAGATCCTGGTCGAGCACGTCGCCATGGTGAAGAAGAACGTCCGGCCCAACCCGCAGAAGAACATCAAAGGCGGCGTGGCCGAGCAGGAGAGCCGCATCTCGATCTCCAACGTGAAGCTGGTCTGCGGCACCTGCGGGCCGGCGCGAGTGAAGCACGAGCTGCACGGCGACCGCTACCAGCGCGTCTGCCACCGTTGCGGCGCGCCGTTGGAAAAATGAGCACCTCACGAACCCGTCGAACCGGAAACCGTGAGAGAAGGTAGAGAGAAGGAAATGGCTGACAAGCCGGAGAAGAAGGAAAAGAAGGCCAAGGGCGGGGAGCCGGCGAAGGAAGCGGCGCCCCCGGAGCGTCCGCGGGCCAGCGCCAAGGAGCGTCCGCGGCTGCGCGCCCGCTTCGAGAAGGAGATCGCTCCTTCCTTGCTGAAAGAGCTGGAGCTGAAGAACCCGATGGCGGTGCCG from Terriglobales bacterium includes the following:
- the rplX gene encoding 50S ribosomal protein L24 codes for the protein MSRVNVDIRRNDTVRVMTGRDKGKEGRVLRVFPSDRKILVEHVAMVKKNVRPNPQKNIKGGVAEQESRISISNVKLVCGTCGPARVKHELHGDRYQRVCHRCGAPLEK